In Rhodomicrobium lacus, the following proteins share a genomic window:
- a CDS encoding Crp/Fnr family transcriptional regulator encodes MALDKGVFKGFTLFGSMTDAQIELLAARATARRVAEGAAVFEQGAAATSFYLLLDGRLKVHQIAADGQQIIVRIVNPGDLLGFACALSRPDYPGTATAVVDSVVAGWSSANWNAFVEANPNLAMNAIRTIGQRLDEAHTRIREMSTQEVERRVAHTVLRLVDQAGKADAGGTRVDFPISRRDIAEMTGTTLHTVSRILSAWEAQGLVEGGRRKLVVRDPAKLARLADATRD; translated from the coding sequence TTGGCGTTGGACAAGGGCGTGTTCAAGGGATTTACGCTGTTTGGGTCGATGACCGACGCGCAAATCGAGCTGCTCGCAGCGCGCGCCACGGCGCGACGTGTCGCCGAAGGAGCGGCCGTCTTCGAACAGGGTGCGGCGGCCACGTCTTTCTATCTGCTGCTCGACGGCCGCCTGAAGGTCCACCAGATCGCCGCCGACGGGCAGCAGATCATCGTCCGCATCGTCAATCCGGGCGACCTTCTGGGCTTCGCCTGTGCGCTCTCCCGCCCCGATTACCCCGGCACCGCGACGGCCGTGGTCGACAGCGTCGTCGCGGGGTGGTCCTCCGCCAACTGGAACGCCTTCGTCGAGGCGAACCCGAATCTCGCCATGAACGCGATACGAACCATCGGGCAGCGGCTCGATGAGGCGCATACGCGCATCAGGGAAATGTCGACACAGGAAGTGGAGCGGCGCGTGGCGCACACGGTGCTGCGGCTCGTCGATCAGGCGGGCAAGGCGGATGCCGGCGGCACGCGCGTCGATTTCCCCATCAGCCGGCGCGACATCGCCGAGATGACCGGCACCACGCTGCACACCGTATCGCGCATCCTGAGTGCGTGGGAGGCGCAAGGGCTTGTCGAAGGTGGACGCCGGAAGCTCGTGGTGCGCGATCCCGCGAAACTCGCAAGGCTCGCCGACGCAACGCGCGACTAA
- a CDS encoding DUF3299 domain-containing protein — MKRLAAACVVLLLTAAFVPIDNEPPVEIGWSKLVPPAPVAPPNVKSKSFLSGATPSPALGGSEPPPPLLPPGEDRPWLSERRNQPGAGAPVPVVQELDGKRVKIGGYVVPLDFDATNVKEFLLVPFVGACIHVPPPPPNQIIYVKVEQGFDVAGSFDPVWVTGKISVASQFTGLAETGYAIDADAVETRKE, encoded by the coding sequence ATGAAGAGACTGGCGGCGGCATGCGTGGTGCTTCTGTTGACGGCGGCTTTCGTGCCGATCGACAACGAGCCGCCGGTTGAAATCGGGTGGAGCAAGCTTGTTCCGCCCGCGCCCGTCGCCCCGCCGAACGTGAAGTCGAAAAGCTTCCTGTCGGGCGCGACGCCGTCGCCCGCGCTCGGCGGCAGCGAGCCGCCACCGCCGCTGCTTCCGCCCGGCGAGGACAGGCCGTGGCTTTCCGAGCGGCGCAATCAGCCGGGGGCGGGCGCTCCCGTGCCGGTGGTGCAGGAACTGGACGGCAAGCGCGTCAAGATCGGCGGCTATGTCGTGCCGCTCGATTTCGACGCGACGAACGTGAAGGAGTTTCTGCTTGTGCCCTTCGTCGGCGCCTGCATCCACGTTCCGCCGCCGCCGCCGAACCAGATCATCTACGTGAAGGTTGAGCAAGGGTTCGACGTGGCAGGCTCGTTCGATCCCGTGTGGGTGACGGGCAAGATTTCGGTCGCCTCGCAATTCACCGGGCTCGCCGAGACGGGCTACGCCATCGACGCGGACGCGGTCGAGACGCGCAAGGAGTAG
- a CDS encoding NnrS family protein → MTSATATVSPRPAAAPRGGTPRGLARTGPVLFSYGFRPFFLGAGVWAFASMALWIAALAGHLPIGGSYGATYWHAHELLFGFSTAALAGFLLTAIPNWTGRLPVSGWPLAALFAIWCAGRAAMLAPDTLGVTASAAIDALFLPALAFIVARELIAGKKWGDLKILAAVLFLTGANVWFHAAVITGGDETTPARLGVSAFTVMVMLVGGRIVPSFTHNWLNRLGRKPLPVPFGRYDIAAIAVGAVALGFYTAAPSNAWTAFPAGLAFAMQSYRLYRWRGWKAASDPLLFILHVAYAFVPLAFAAIAAAALDLVPTWSVLHILTVGVISTMIVAVMTRASLAHTGRTLAASLITQASYVTLVLAGLSRPLAGFLPEHAMFFYTASGVLWLAAFGLFLIRYAPILVCERR, encoded by the coding sequence ATGACCAGCGCCACAGCTACCGTCTCACCCCGACCCGCCGCCGCTCCGCGCGGAGGCACACCGCGCGGCCTCGCCCGCACCGGCCCCGTTCTCTTCTCCTACGGCTTCCGGCCGTTCTTCCTCGGGGCGGGCGTATGGGCCTTCGCCTCGATGGCGCTCTGGATCGCGGCGCTTGCCGGACACCTGCCCATCGGCGGCAGCTATGGGGCGACGTACTGGCACGCGCATGAATTGCTGTTCGGCTTCTCTACCGCAGCGCTCGCGGGCTTCCTGCTGACGGCCATACCCAACTGGACGGGACGCCTGCCCGTCTCTGGCTGGCCGCTCGCGGCCCTGTTTGCGATCTGGTGCGCGGGGCGCGCCGCCATGCTTGCGCCGGACACGCTTGGCGTCACCGCCTCCGCCGCAATCGACGCGCTGTTTCTGCCTGCCCTCGCCTTCATCGTGGCGCGGGAACTCATCGCGGGGAAGAAATGGGGCGATCTGAAAATCCTCGCCGCGGTGCTGTTCCTGACGGGCGCGAACGTCTGGTTTCATGCGGCGGTCATCACCGGCGGCGACGAGACCACCCCCGCGCGGCTCGGCGTCTCGGCCTTTACCGTGATGGTGATGCTGGTCGGCGGCCGGATCGTTCCGAGCTTCACGCATAACTGGCTCAACCGCCTCGGCAGGAAGCCGCTGCCGGTGCCGTTCGGCCGCTACGACATCGCCGCCATAGCCGTGGGAGCGGTCGCGCTCGGCTTCTATACCGCCGCGCCGTCGAACGCCTGGACCGCGTTCCCGGCGGGCCTCGCCTTCGCGATGCAGAGCTATCGCCTCTATCGCTGGCGCGGCTGGAAGGCGGCGAGCGACCCGCTGCTCTTCATCCTGCATGTCGCCTATGCGTTCGTGCCGCTCGCATTCGCCGCCATCGCCGCCGCCGCGCTCGACCTCGTGCCGACATGGTCGGTGCTCCACATCCTGACCGTAGGTGTCATCTCCACCATGATCGTGGCCGTGATGACGCGGGCGAGCCTCGCGCATACGGGCCGGACGCTGGCGGCCTCGCTCATCACGCAGGCGAGTTATGTCACGCTCGTGCTGGCGGGACTGTCGCGGCCGCTCGCCGGGTTCCTGCCCGAGCACGCAATGTTTTTTTATACGGCTTCGGGCGTGCTCTGGCTCGCGGCGTTCGGCCTGTTCCTGATCCGGTACGCGCCGATCCTCGTGTGCGAGCGCCGGTAA
- a CDS encoding glycyl-radical enzyme activating protein, with translation MKPADNPSGIVFDIQHFSVHDGPGVRSTVFLKGCPLTCRWCSNPESQKHLPELLHFEKLCTLCGICVEECPNGALAVADNELRRDETACKLCGLCVSVCPQDARQLSGRRMTVEEVSTEVRQHWRIFMQSGGGVTLSGGEALAQPAFTGALLGVLHDELGFHTCLDTTGFLPWESFETLLPAIDLILLDLKHMDDARHREATGIGNARILENARHLGERGFPVIVRLPLIPDYNDTDDNLHALGRFMQTVRLPKIEVLPYHEFGVSKYTALGKTYTVHSRIEPKAERAAAILGNYGLDVTVAPR, from the coding sequence ATGAAACCGGCGGACAATCCGAGCGGCATCGTCTTCGACATCCAGCATTTCAGCGTGCATGACGGCCCCGGCGTCCGCTCGACCGTCTTTCTCAAGGGCTGCCCGCTGACGTGCCGGTGGTGCAGCAATCCCGAGTCGCAGAAGCACCTGCCCGAACTTCTCCATTTCGAAAAGCTCTGCACGCTGTGCGGCATCTGTGTCGAGGAATGCCCGAACGGGGCGCTCGCCGTCGCGGATAATGAACTGCGTCGCGACGAAACGGCCTGCAAGCTGTGCGGGCTTTGCGTTTCGGTCTGTCCGCAGGATGCGCGGCAATTATCGGGCCGACGCATGACGGTGGAGGAGGTATCGACGGAGGTGCGCCAGCATTGGCGGATCTTCATGCAAAGCGGCGGCGGCGTCACGCTGAGCGGCGGCGAGGCGCTGGCGCAGCCCGCATTTACCGGCGCGCTTCTCGGCGTTCTGCATGACGAGCTTGGCTTTCACACCTGTCTCGACACGACCGGCTTTCTGCCGTGGGAGAGCTTCGAGACGCTTCTTCCCGCGATCGATCTCATCCTGCTCGATCTCAAGCACATGGACGACGCCCGCCACCGGGAGGCCACCGGCATAGGCAACGCCCGCATCCTCGAAAACGCGCGCCACCTCGGCGAACGGGGATTTCCGGTCATCGTCCGGCTGCCGCTCATTCCCGACTACAACGATACGGACGACAATCTCCACGCGCTCGGCCGCTTCATGCAGACTGTGCGCCTGCCGAAGATCGAAGTCCTGCCTTATCATGAGTTCGGGGTGTCGAAATATACCGCGCTCGGAAAGACCTATACCGTTCATTCGCGGATAGAGCCGAAGGCGGAGCGAGCCGCTGCCATTCTCGGCAACTACGGGCTCGACGTGACTGTCGCGCCCCGGTAG